GTAAAACGACCTGAAAACAGAAAAATAAAGACGCCATTATATTCGCTTTTTTAGCATATATGTGATATTTTTGATAGTCCATAATTATTGATCAAAAACCACATAATTCATGAAGAATTACAAGTCGAAAAACAGACTAAATGCCGCCGAATATATTAATGGAGTACTTGCAGGAGATCGAGTTCTTTTATCGAGAGCTATTACAATTATTGAAAGTAATTTAACGAGTGATAAAAAACTGGCAAAAGAGATTATTCAATCGATTTTGCCAAACTCAGGTAATTCTATTAGAATTGGTATAACCGGTGTACCTGGTGTTGGTAAAAGTACATTTATCGAAGCTTTTGGTAAACTCTTAATTTCTAAAGGCCATAAAGTTGCCATTTTATCAATTGACCCGAGTAGCCAACGTTCAAAAGGGAGTATTTTAGGTGATAAAACCCGTATGGAAGATTTAGCCAATTTGGATGAAGCCTACATTAGACCTTCCGCCTCTGGTGATACCTTAGGTGGTGTAGCCAATAAAACTGGAGAAACAATGTTCCTTTGTGAAGCTGCTGGTTACGATGTTATACTCGTTGAAACGGTAGGTGTTGGACAATCAGAAACTGCCGTTCATAGCATGACTGATTTCTTTTTATTATTGATGTTAGCTGGAGCAGGTGATGAATTACAAGGCATCAAAAAAGGTATTATGGAAATGGCTGACATGTTGGTGATTAATAAGGCTGATGGTGATAATGTTAAAATGAGCCAAATGGCCAAAAGACAATATCAAAATGCTTTACATATTTTCCCATTATCAGAATCTGGATGGAGTCCATTAGTAAGTACGGTTTCTGCCATAAAAAATACAGGTATCGAATGGGTTTGGGATGAAATTGGTAATTATAAAAAGTTAGTTTATACCAACGGTTATTTTGTCAAAAACAGAAACCGTCAAAAAATACAATGGATGTATAATAACATAAATGATTCTTTAAAAGAATTATTCTATGGTTCTAAAGACATTTCGAATGAGCTTACTGATTTAGAAGAAAAAGTTATTTCTTCGGAAATATCACCAGTAAAGGCTGCCGAAAATATAATTAAAAAATTTAAAGCTTCTTTTTAGAAATACAATTTGCTCACTACTTATAAAAATTTATAATGACAATGTCTGATTATTATTTTGACAAGCAATTTGAGCTTAGATATTTTGAAATGAATAAATTGGGATTGGCTTCACCCACCACAATGTTAGCATTGTTAGAAGAGACTGCTGCCGACCATTGCTATTCTATAAATCATAGTTTATACGATCTCATTTCTAATAATATTGGTTGGGTTTTAGTTTCTGGTGCTTTTCAAATGGATCGATATCCAAATTATAAAGAAAAAATTACAATAAGAACTTGGTTATCTAGCTACTCTTTAATTAAGGGGTATAGAGAAAACATTATTTTTGATGAACAACAAAATATCATTGGTAGAGCTAAAGGACTATGGCTTTTCTTTGATGTTGAAAAACGAAAACCATTTCCTATTTATGAGGATATAAAACAAAAATGGTCCTATAACAGTGGAGTCTCTTTTAATAGAGACATAAAGCTTAAAATACCACCTCTTATTGCGGATAGTGATATTCCATTCGAAACATTTAAGGTGAACAGATTTGATACTGATATGAATAAACATGTAAATAATATTAGGTATTTACAATGGGTTATTGAATCTATACCAGAACATATTGTAGATAATTATTATTTACATGAAATAGACGGTCACTTTATTGCAGAAGCCAAATATGGTGACGTAATTATATCATTAACCAAAGAAGACGGAAATGAAAACTCTTTTATACATACCATAAAGATTAAAGGTAGTGATAAAGTTTGTGCTACAGCCAAATCAGTATGGCGTAAGAATTAATCTACCTAATTACTTCAAATAAAAAACCCAGCAATTAGAAATAAATGCTGGGTTTTTTTAATATAATTAGTACTTAATCTTGTTCTAAATATTTCTCCATAATAGTAATGGCTGACTCAGAAATTACAGTACCTGGTCCAAATATGGCAGCTACTTTTCTTTCTAATAAATAGTCATAATCTTGTGCAGGAATTACTCCACCAGCGAACACCATAATATCAGGTCTTCCTAATTTTTCTAATTCTCCAATTAATTGCGGAATTAATGTTTTATGACCAGCCGCTAAACTTGAAGCCCCAACAAAGTGAACATCATTTTCTACAGCTTGCTTAGCCACTTCTTCAGGAGTTTGAAATAATGACCCCATATCAACATCAAAACCTAAATCAGCAAAACTAGAAGCAACAACTTTTGCACCTCTATCATGGCCATCTTGTCCCATTTTGGCAATCATTACCCTTGGTCTACGACCTTCAATTACAGCAAACTTATCGGTTAATTTTTGAGCTTTCGCAAAAACACTGTCGTTATCTACTTCTTTACTATATACACCACTTATTAATTGAGTATTGGCTTTATGGCGTCCAAAATGAACTTCTAAAGCATCTGAAATTTCACCCAACGTGGCAAAATTCTCAGCAGCTTCAACTGCCAATTCTAATAAATTTCCTTTACCAGTTTCAGCACAGGCTGACAATGCTGCTAAATTAGCATCTACAACAGATTGGTCTCTATTTGCTCTTAATTTTTTCAAACGTGCAATTTGAGAATCTCTAACAACTGTATTATCAACTTCTAAAATTTCTATATTTGATTTCTCTTTTGTTTTGAATTTGTTTACACCCACTAAAATATCTTGTCCAGAATCTAAACGTGCTTGTTTTCGTGCAGATGCTTCTTCAATTCTCATTTTAGGCACACCGGTTTCAATGGCTTTTGCCATACCACCCAACTCTTCAACTTCCTCTATCAGTTTCCAAGCTTTTTTTGCAATTTCTTGTGTCAAGAATTCTACATAATAAGAACCTGCCCAAGGGTCAACTGATTTTGTAATCTGCGTTTCGTCTTGAATAAAAATTTGTGTATTACGTGCAATCCTTGCAGAGAAATCAGTAGGTAAAGCAATAGCTTCATCCAAAGCATTCGTATGTAAAGATTGAGTACCACCCAATGCAGCAGCCATTGCTTCAACACAAGTTCTGGCCACGTTATTATATGGATCTTGCTCACTTAAACTCCAACCTGAAGTTTGACTATGCGTACGCAAAGCCATTGATTTTGGATT
The nucleotide sequence above comes from Aureibaculum algae. Encoded proteins:
- the meaB gene encoding methylmalonyl Co-A mutase-associated GTPase MeaB; translated protein: MKNYKSKNRLNAAEYINGVLAGDRVLLSRAITIIESNLTSDKKLAKEIIQSILPNSGNSIRIGITGVPGVGKSTFIEAFGKLLISKGHKVAILSIDPSSQRSKGSILGDKTRMEDLANLDEAYIRPSASGDTLGGVANKTGETMFLCEAAGYDVILVETVGVGQSETAVHSMTDFFLLLMLAGAGDELQGIKKGIMEMADMLVINKADGDNVKMSQMAKRQYQNALHIFPLSESGWSPLVSTVSAIKNTGIEWVWDEIGNYKKLVYTNGYFVKNRNRQKIQWMYNNINDSLKELFYGSKDISNELTDLEEKVISSEISPVKAAENIIKKFKASF
- the scpA gene encoding methylmalonyl-CoA mutase; the protein is MKPDFSDLTINKAVKKNTASSENQEVWNTPEGIPVKKEFTEEDIKNAEHLKFVAGIPPFLGGPYSAMYAMRPWTIRQYAGFSTAEESNAFYRRNLAAGQKGLSVAFDLATHRGYDSDHPRVTGDVGKAGVAIDSILDMEILFDQIPLDKMSVSMTMNGAVLPIMAFYIAAAKKQGVSLDHLSGTIQNDILKEFMVRNTYIYPPLPSMKIIGDIFEYTTQKMPKFNSISISGYHMQEAGATADIELAYTLADGMEYIRTGLASGLKIDEFAPRLSFFWAVGMNHFMEIAKMRAGRMLWAKIIKSFNPKNPKSMALRTHSQTSGWSLSEQDPYNNVARTCVEAMAAALGGTQSLHTNALDEAIALPTDFSARIARNTQIFIQDETQITKSVDPWAGSYYVEFLTQEIAKKAWKLIEEVEELGGMAKAIETGVPKMRIEEASARKQARLDSGQDILVGVNKFKTKEKSNIEILEVDNTVVRDSQIARLKKLRANRDQSVVDANLAALSACAETGKGNLLELAVEAAENFATLGEISDALEVHFGRHKANTQLISGVYSKEVDNDSVFAKAQKLTDKFAVIEGRRPRVMIAKMGQDGHDRGAKVVASSFADLGFDVDMGSLFQTPEEVAKQAVENDVHFVGASSLAAGHKTLIPQLIGELEKLGRPDIMVFAGGVIPAQDYDYLLERKVAAIFGPGTVISESAITIMEKYLEQD
- a CDS encoding acyl-[acyl-carrier-protein] thioesterase, whose product is MSDYYFDKQFELRYFEMNKLGLASPTTMLALLEETAADHCYSINHSLYDLISNNIGWVLVSGAFQMDRYPNYKEKITIRTWLSSYSLIKGYRENIIFDEQQNIIGRAKGLWLFFDVEKRKPFPIYEDIKQKWSYNSGVSFNRDIKLKIPPLIADSDIPFETFKVNRFDTDMNKHVNNIRYLQWVIESIPEHIVDNYYLHEIDGHFIAEAKYGDVIISLTKEDGNENSFIHTIKIKGSDKVCATAKSVWRKN